In a single window of the Raphanus sativus cultivar WK10039 chromosome 9, ASM80110v3, whole genome shotgun sequence genome:
- the LOC108827448 gene encoding ubiquitin carboxyl-terminal hydrolase 23 → MNIQTDQDGSRAVFRKIELHPARKPFTGFSNRGSDFKMETLNPRSSNNNNRAFSSPSVKKLDGPDSFELDRELTFTKTIRKIGAGLKNLGNTCYLNSVLQCLTYTEPLAAYLQDVAHEQRCRVEGFCALCAMQKHVRNALQATGKILAPKYLVSNLRCISQNFRKCRQEDAHEYMISLLECMHKCCLPSGVPSESSDAYRSSLVHKIFGGSLRSRVKCAQCSHCSDKFDPFLDLSLDIWRADSLRRALLRFTAVELLDNGGKVYQCERCKQKVKAEKQITVFKAPSVLTVHLKRFEAHRAEKIDKKVEFPPAIDMKPFVSGPYEGNLKYTLYSVLVHYGGSIDSGHYYCYVRTSSGMWYSLDDNKVIQVSEKTVFNQKAYMLFYVRDRQKTAPKKPVTVAKKETSKESVAMNRASLIISSNRNDQVNGSTVLKACSLNAPVPNGTAPLRACDKGAPACLTPKDVNGKETQNNPPSSLEAREVLKGQNSTASVKASDQSAPVVLTQKDTNAKENQKDPPSSVEAKEIVEMENSAAPSESCDQGAPAVLTSKDLNAKETQADPPSSVEARENLERPCDVGSPAVLTQKDLNNNKKEESLPQANGEGSLVKEDSKAACIVLPGMASPLLDDRTNTQILVNLPTCVAKAENSVDENNSANNLNESDTSLKVKNASIGYSPIEEAVDHHQTLGHQLEESTELTKPTSAEETLTAPRKTRKRNMKTVQVGLSSFKLALGVRKKKKQKKGRSKELLSKKRATDLERSTPLITSKAASGSACLHGKGKSVSVENERLRASNGNMLLASATVELKERTNQNGAVLASDQQQPLKRSDLSEASQNAKRKRDSSKEEQILLQKEQVTILTRGLPETVVAKWDEEVSASKKTGKSESTRIGYVADEWDEEYDRGKKKKMRNKEEMYVGPNTFQAFASKKQQTDTKKKWTQGRNTAKTGFRI, encoded by the exons ATGAATATCCAGACGGATCAGGACGGATCTCGCGCCGTATTTAGAAAGATCGAGCTTCACCCCGCGAGGAAACCCTTCACAGGCTTCTCTAATCGCGGCTCCGATTTCAAGATGGAGACTTTGAATCCACGCTCctctaacaacaacaacagagcCTTCTCATCACCCTCCGTTAAGAAGCTGGACGGTCCCGATTCGTTTGAATTGGATCGAGAGCTTACTTTCACCAAAACCATCCGCAAAATC GGTGCTGGTTTGAAGAATCTCGGAAACACATGTTACCTTAACTCCGTGTTGCAATGTTTGACATACACCGAGCCATTAGCTGCTTACCTGCAAGATGTCGCGCATGAGCAACGCT GCCGTGTGGAGGGGTTTTGTGCTTTATGTGCAATGCAGAAGCATGTCAGGAATGCTCTTCAAGCTACTGGCAAAATCTTAGCGCCTAAATATTTAGTCTCGAACCTGCGAT GCATATCGCAAAACTTCAGGAAATGTAGGCAGGAAGACGCACATGAGTACATGATCAGTTTGCTTGAGTGTATGCACAAGTGTTGTCTCCCTTCTGGTGTACCAAGCGAGTCCTCTGATGCTTACAGGAGCAGCTTGGTACATAAAATATTTGGTGGTAGCCTCCGTAGTCGG gtGAAATGTGCACAATGTTCACATTGTTCTGACAAGTTTGATCCATTTCTGGACCTAAGCCTAGACATATGGAGGGCAGATTCATTGCGGAGAGCACTTTTACGTTTCACCGCTGTTGAGCTCTTAGATAATGGTGGAAAGGTTTACCAATGTGAGAGATGCAAGCAGAAAGTTAAAGCTGAAAAACAGATTACTGTTTTTAAAGCACCTTCTGTTCTCACTGTACATCTCAAGCGGTTTGAAGCACACAGAGCCGAAAAAATCGACAAGAAGGTCGAGTTTCCCCCTGCAATTGACATGAAACCTTTCGTCAGTGGTCCATAT GAAGGTAATTTGAAGTACACTCTATACAGTGTGTTAGTTCATTATGGTGGAAGTATCGATTCTGGTCACTACTACTGCTATGTTCGCACTTCAAGTGGCATGTGGTATTCCCTTGATGATAACAAG GTTATCCAAGTTAGTGAGAAGACTGTGTTCAACCAGAAAGCGTATATGTTATTCTATGTTCGTGATAGACAAAAGACAGCCCCAAAGAAACCAGTTACTGTGGCTAAGAAGGAAACTTCCAAAGAGAGCGTAGCCATGAACAGAGCTTCTTTGATTATATCTTCTAACAGAAATGATCAGGTGAACGGGTCAACAGTCCTCAAAGCATGTAGTTTAAATGCTCCTGTTCCCAATGGTACAGCACCCTTGAGAGCATGTGATAAAGGTGCTCCTGCTTGCTTGACCCCAAAAGATGTGAATGGGAAAGAGACTCAGAACAATCCCCCAAGCAGTTTGGAGGCAAGAGAGGTCCTTAAGGGGCAAAATAGCACAGCATCAGTTAAAGCAAGTGATCAAAGTGCTCCTGTTGTCTTAACCCAAAAAGATACAAATGCCAAAGAGAATCAGAAAGATCCCCCAAGCAGTGTGGAAGCAAAAGAGATCGTTGAGATGGAAAATAGTGCAGCACCCTCAGAATCATGTGATCAAGGTGCTCCTGCTGTCTTGACCTCAAAAGATTTAAATGCGAAAGAGACTCAGGCAGATCCCCCAAGCAGTGTGGAGGCAAGAGAAAACCTTGAGAGACCCTGTGATGTAGGTTCTCCTGCAGTCTTAACTCAGAAAGATTTAAATAATAACAAGAAGGAAGAGTCACTTCCACAGGCTAATGGGGAAGGATCTTTGGTAAAGGAGGATTCAAAGGCTGCATGCATAGTATTACCAGGAATGGCTTCTCCTCTCCTGGATGACAGGACAAACACTCAAATTCTTGTGAATTTGCCTACTTGCGTGGCTAAAGCTGAAAATAGCGTTGACGAGAATAACTCTGCTAATAATTTGAACGAGTCTGACACTTCACTGAAG GTTAAAAATGCATCGATTGGTTACTCACCTATCGAAGAAGCGGTTGATCATCATCAGACTTTGGGACATCAGTTGGAAGAATCGACCGAATTAACAAAGCCAACGTCTGCTGAGGAGACTCTCACCGCACCAAGAAAGACTCGCAAGCGTAACATGAAAACCGTTCAGGTGGGGTTATCATCTTTCAAGCTGGCACTTGGCGTTcgtaaaaagaagaaacaaaagaagggAAGATCTAAGGAGCTTTTATCCAAGAAAAGAGCTACAGATCTAGAGCGGTCCACTCCGCTGATAACTAGCAAAGCTGCTTCTGGCTCTGCTTGCTTGCACGGGAAGGGTAAAAGTGTCAGTGTCGAAAATGAAAGGCTAAGGGCTAGTAATGGGAATATGCTGCTTGCCTCTGCAACCGTAGAGCTGAAGGAGAGAACTAACCAAAATGGTGCAGTTCTTGCGTCAGACCAACAACAGCCGTTGAAGAGATCGGACTTGTCTGAAGCAAGCCAAAACGccaaaagaaagagagacagTTCGAAAGAAGAACAAATATTGTTACAGAAAGAACAGGTGACCATTCTCACAAGGGGTTTGCCAGAGACAGTTG TTGCGAAATGGGACGAGGAAGTTTCAGCTTCTAAGAAGACGGGAAAAAGTGAAAGCACGAGAATTGGATATGTAGCTGATGAATG GGATGAAGAATATGACAGagggaagaaaaagaagatgaggaACAAAGAGGAGATGTATGTAGGGCCGAACACGTTCCAGGCGTTTGCATCTAAGAAACAACAAACGGATACAAAGAAGAAATGGACACAAGGCAGGAATACTGCAAAGACAGGCTTCCGGATATAA
- the LOC108827452 gene encoding uncharacterized protein LOC108827452 produces the protein MGGANLKAETMALMDKRTTMETEMNSIVERLCNPGGPGLSGNLVDSEGFPRGDIDIPAVRAQRRRLAELRNEHSEITDKIDVNIQILHSVRPTTSRASISKDSGPEERSLSSLSASMQTSGISVTSRAMDVDVVTSIPFAMVDEITESSPAAEDGLQLRDQVVKFGSVEGGDNLLQRLAAEAQDSQGQAVSVGVIRQGAKLDLAVTPRVWQGRGLLGCHFRLL, from the exons ATGGGTGGCGCGAATCTGAAAGCGGAGACGATGGCTCTGATGGATAAGAGAACGACCATGGAGACTGAAATGAACTCGATCGTTGAACGTCTATGCAATCCCGGTGGTCCTGGTCTCTCCGGCAACCTCGTCGACTCGGAG GGATTCCCTCGGGGAGATATTGACATTCCGGCGGTTAGAGCTCAGCGCCGTCGTCTTGCtg AGTTACGGAATGAGCACAGCGAGATAACGGACAAGATCGATGTGAACATTCAGATTCTTCATTCAGTGAGGCCTACtacgtcaagagcttcaatttccAAAGATTCAG GTCCAGAAGAAAGAAGCTTGTCTTCTTTATCTGCCTCCATGCAGACATCTGGCATCAGTGTCACTTCCCGTGCCATGGATGTGGATGTGGTCACTAGTATTCCCTTTGCCATGGTTGATGAGATAACCGAGTCATCTCCAGCAGCAGAGGATGGGTTACAGCTTAGAGATCAGGTTGTGAAATTCGGCAGCGTGGAAGGTGGTGACAACCTGTTGCAAAGGCTTGCCGCTGAAGCGCAAGATAGCCAGGGACAAGCTGTTTCTGTTGGAGTTATAAGGCAAGGTGCGAAACTAGATTTAGCTGTGACCCCGAGGGTATGGCAAGGCAGAGGTCTATTAGG GTGCCATTTCCGTTTGTTATGA